The Allocatelliglobosispora scoriae genome contains a region encoding:
- a CDS encoding copper resistance CopC/CopD family protein → MKKFLAVAALLISAFLLVPAAPAFAHAALLGTNPGQGSIVQTAPSDVTLTFSEPVSPVSDKIRIIGPDGERADRGTPSADGTVLKIGLRDSPPIGTYLVTYRVISADSHPVAGGFTFSVGAPSATPPTDKAADQGTDPTVTKAIGINKFIGYAGLTLIAGPALVLLLLWPARLSRRGPRRLLWTGFGLVGFSSLAALFLQAPYTNGTSLGGVTTGDLTDVLGETFGTVLLLRLGVLVISAIVLNATLKRDAPARSDLMILAILGAVGAATWPLVGHPAASPVPTITIVVDAIHLASMALWIGGLVMLGFFLLPRNRGADDRELGAILPVWSRWAGLAVSSLLLAGVVQALIEVGTVSALVDTTYGRLLLVKAGLVAIVLAVAFASRTLVVRSGSPSTLRRNVLIEVAVAAVIIGITSALVQTTPARVARTDSAAPVTVGFNTAITGKLYSLQVQVEPAAIGENTIHLYAYTADGRPQKVLEWKVTATQAAQGIEGVDVPMLGITDNHASGSISLPVAGDWVFKFTLRTTEIDQETVTATVPIR, encoded by the coding sequence GTGAAGAAATTCTTAGCTGTCGCCGCGCTGCTTATTTCCGCGTTTCTCCTGGTGCCCGCCGCACCGGCGTTTGCGCATGCCGCGCTGCTCGGGACCAACCCGGGGCAGGGCTCGATCGTGCAGACCGCGCCGAGCGACGTGACCCTGACCTTCTCCGAGCCGGTCAGCCCGGTCTCGGACAAGATCAGGATCATCGGTCCGGACGGGGAGCGCGCCGATCGCGGCACGCCCAGCGCCGACGGCACCGTGCTCAAGATCGGCCTGCGGGACAGCCCGCCGATCGGCACCTACCTCGTCACCTACCGCGTGATCTCGGCCGACAGCCACCCGGTCGCGGGCGGCTTCACCTTCTCGGTCGGCGCGCCGTCGGCGACGCCGCCGACGGACAAGGCCGCCGACCAGGGCACCGATCCGACCGTCACCAAGGCGATCGGGATCAACAAATTCATCGGGTACGCCGGCCTCACCCTCATCGCCGGTCCGGCCCTCGTGCTGCTCCTGCTGTGGCCCGCCCGACTGTCCCGCCGGGGACCGCGACGGCTGCTCTGGACCGGGTTCGGCCTGGTCGGGTTCTCCAGTCTCGCGGCGCTCTTCCTGCAGGCGCCCTACACGAACGGCACCTCGCTCGGCGGCGTCACCACGGGGGACCTCACCGACGTGCTGGGGGAGACGTTCGGCACGGTGCTGCTGCTGCGCCTCGGCGTACTCGTCATCTCGGCGATCGTGCTGAACGCGACACTCAAGCGCGACGCACCCGCCCGCAGCGACCTGATGATCCTCGCCATCCTCGGTGCGGTGGGCGCCGCGACCTGGCCGCTGGTCGGGCACCCGGCCGCCTCGCCGGTGCCGACCATCACGATCGTCGTCGACGCGATCCACCTCGCCTCGATGGCGCTGTGGATCGGCGGGCTGGTGATGCTGGGCTTCTTCCTGTTGCCGCGCAACAGGGGCGCCGACGATCGCGAGCTCGGCGCGATCCTGCCCGTCTGGTCCCGCTGGGCCGGGCTCGCGGTGAGCTCGCTGCTGCTCGCCGGTGTCGTGCAGGCGCTGATCGAGGTCGGCACGGTCAGCGCGCTCGTCGACACGACATACGGCCGGTTGCTGCTCGTCAAGGCCGGTCTCGTCGCGATCGTGCTCGCGGTGGCGTTCGCATCGCGGACCCTCGTCGTGCGCTCCGGCAGCCCGTCGACGCTGCGGCGCAACGTCTTGATCGAGGTCGCCGTCGCGGCGGTCATCATCGGTATCACGTCGGCGCTCGTGCAGACCACACCTGCTCGTGTCGCCCGAACGGATTCCGCCGCTCCGGTGACAGTCGGATTCAATACAGCGATCACCGGCAAGCTCTACTCGCTCCAGGTGCAGGTCGAACCGGCCGCGATCGGCGAGAACACGATCCACCTCTACGCATACACCGCCGACGGCAGACCGCAGAAGGTGCTGGAGTGGAAGGTCACCGCAACCCAGGCGGCGCAAGGGATTGAGGGAGTCGACGTACCGATGCTCGGGATCACGGACAACCACGCCAGTGGCTCGATCTCGCTGCCGGTCGCCGGTGACTGGGTCTTCAAGTTCACCCTTCGGACGACGGAGATCGATCAGGAGACGGTGACGGCGACCGTACCCATCCGTTAG
- the bcp gene encoding thioredoxin-dependent thiol peroxidase, with the protein MRLSPGDRAPEFTLSTADGGQLSLSDLKGKKVILYAYPAAMTPGCTTQACDFRDSLASLTAHGYAVVGISPDKPAKLAKFVEHDAITFPLVSDPDKSVLDAYGAFGEKQNYGKTIMGVIRSTFVIDENGVIVEARYNVKATGHVAKLRRELGID; encoded by the coding sequence ATGAGGCTCTCCCCAGGTGACCGGGCCCCGGAGTTCACGCTGTCCACCGCGGACGGCGGGCAACTCTCGCTCAGCGACCTCAAGGGCAAGAAGGTCATCCTGTACGCCTACCCGGCCGCCATGACACCCGGATGCACGACGCAGGCCTGCGATTTCCGCGACTCCCTCGCGTCGCTGACGGCACACGGCTACGCCGTCGTCGGCATCTCCCCCGACAAGCCCGCCAAGCTGGCGAAGTTCGTCGAGCACGACGCGATCACGTTTCCGCTCGTCTCGGACCCGGACAAGTCGGTGCTCGACGCCTATGGCGCGTTCGGCGAGAAGCAGAACTACGGCAAGACGATCATGGGTGTGATCCGGTCGACGTTCGTCATCGACGAGAACGGCGTGATCGTCGAGGCGCGCTACAACGTCAAGGCCACCGGCCACGTCGCCAAGCTCCGCCGCGAGCTCGGCATCGACTAG
- a CDS encoding S1C family serine protease → MAEQTDIAVEAAGHRRWWTGRVFIASIVAAALVATAVVAFRWGSAGEPDKAPVAQPAASPSAPASLTPAEIYQVLLPSVVYIKATGTETATGTGLVVNAQGMVLTALHVVEGATTIELTFADGTTAAATVAAKEPASDIAALTPAKFPAVIVPAVLGGGAAVGDDVVAIGNQLGLVNSTTSGVVSGLERTIPTESGVELKGLIQFDAAVNPGSSGGPLVNDKGETIGIVVAIANPSKAGTFVGVGFAMPIGAAVQVGADRPPQL, encoded by the coding sequence ATGGCCGAGCAGACCGACATCGCGGTCGAGGCAGCCGGGCATCGCCGCTGGTGGACCGGCCGGGTCTTCATCGCATCGATCGTCGCGGCGGCGCTGGTGGCGACCGCGGTGGTCGCCTTCCGCTGGGGCTCTGCGGGCGAGCCCGACAAGGCTCCCGTCGCACAGCCCGCCGCCTCGCCGTCGGCGCCCGCGAGCCTGACCCCGGCCGAGATCTATCAGGTCCTCCTGCCGTCCGTCGTCTACATCAAGGCGACCGGCACCGAGACCGCCACCGGCACCGGCCTCGTCGTCAACGCGCAGGGCATGGTCCTGACCGCGCTGCACGTCGTCGAGGGCGCCACGACGATCGAGCTGACCTTCGCCGACGGCACCACCGCCGCCGCGACCGTCGCCGCGAAGGAGCCCGCCTCCGACATCGCCGCCCTCACCCCCGCGAAGTTCCCCGCCGTGATCGTGCCGGCGGTGCTCGGCGGCGGCGCTGCCGTCGGCGACGACGTGGTGGCGATCGGCAATCAGCTCGGCCTCGTCAACTCCACCACGAGCGGCGTCGTCTCCGGGCTGGAGCGCACCATCCCCACCGAGAGCGGCGTCGAGCTCAAGGGCCTGATCCAGTTCGACGCCGCGGTCAACCCGGGCAGTTCGGGTGGGCCGCTCGTCAACGACAAGGGCGAGACGATCGGCATCGTGGTGGCGATCGCCAATCCGTCCAAGGCAGGCACCTTCGTCGGTGTCGGCTTCGCCATGCCGATCGGCGCGGCGGTGCAGGTCGGCGCCGATCGCCCACCGCAGCTCTGA
- a CDS encoding MauE/DoxX family redox-associated membrane protein, whose amino-acid sequence MRTESSWSRLQPWLSTIIRLGLAAVFLVAGGLKVTDLDGSARAVNAYELMPWEVAKIVGAVQPVLEIGIGLLLLLGLATRLAAWLAAISMVVFIAGISSAWARGLSIDCGCFSKGGALPVGTSPNYTWDIVRDVAFLALAVFLILFPSSRFSIDGGSKNTSTMEESERE is encoded by the coding sequence ATGCGGACCGAAAGCTCATGGTCGCGGCTTCAGCCGTGGCTCTCCACCATCATCCGGCTCGGCCTGGCGGCGGTCTTCCTGGTCGCCGGCGGGCTGAAGGTCACCGACCTGGACGGATCGGCCCGGGCGGTCAACGCCTATGAGCTGATGCCGTGGGAGGTGGCGAAGATCGTCGGTGCGGTCCAGCCGGTGCTCGAGATCGGCATCGGCCTGCTCCTGCTCCTCGGCCTCGCCACCCGGCTCGCGGCCTGGCTGGCGGCGATCTCGATGGTCGTCTTCATCGCCGGCATCAGCTCGGCCTGGGCGCGGGGCCTGTCGATCGACTGCGGCTGCTTCAGCAAGGGCGGCGCGCTGCCGGTCGGGACCAGCCCCAACTACACCTGGGACATCGTGCGCGATGTCGCATTCCTGGCCCTCGCCGTCTTCCTGATCCTGTTCCCCTCCAGCAGGTTCTCGATCGACGGCGGGTCGAAAAACACATCCACCATGGAGGAGAGCGAACGTGAGTAA
- a CDS encoding sigma-70 family RNA polymerase sigma factor, with product MNGGPDDLDEVTRWALRARDGDPLAQSAFVRATQADVWRLAAALVDPGAADDLTQDTYLRAFRALDTFEARSSARTWLLGIARRTCADHLRQVIRRRRLENRLAEAAAVTGGFETDAVGLHGAADLVRRLPDERRSAFVLTQLLGLSYEEAAAVEDVPIGTIRSRVARARSELVTEVTKALAV from the coding sequence GTGAACGGCGGGCCGGACGACCTCGACGAGGTGACTCGTTGGGCGCTGCGCGCTCGCGACGGCGACCCGCTGGCCCAGTCCGCGTTTGTCCGGGCGACCCAGGCCGACGTCTGGCGGCTCGCCGCCGCGCTCGTCGATCCGGGCGCCGCCGACGACCTCACCCAGGACACCTACCTACGGGCATTTCGGGCACTCGATACGTTCGAGGCCCGGTCCAGCGCTCGGACCTGGCTGCTCGGGATCGCCCGGCGTACCTGCGCGGACCACCTCCGCCAGGTGATCCGGCGGCGACGGCTGGAGAACCGGCTCGCCGAGGCGGCGGCCGTCACGGGCGGCTTCGAGACCGACGCGGTCGGCCTGCACGGCGCGGCCGACCTGGTCCGGCGGCTGCCCGACGAGCGCCGCAGCGCCTTCGTGCTGACCCAGCTGCTGGGCCTGTCGTACGAGGAGGCGGCGGCCGTCGAGGACGTGCCGATCGGCACCATCCGGTCCCGCGTTGCCCGAGCACGCTCCGAACTCGTTACAGAAGTGACCAAGGCCCTGGCTGTCTGA
- a CDS encoding YegP family protein, whose amino-acid sequence MAKFELFKDVRGEFRWRLRSGNGEIIASSGEGFKARAGAENGIEAVKRDAASAPTVDHTDMPAGVKSSTAKKKMPSSAVRPM is encoded by the coding sequence ATGGCGAAGTTCGAGCTGTTCAAGGACGTACGTGGCGAGTTCCGGTGGCGGCTGCGCTCCGGCAACGGAGAGATCATCGCGAGCAGCGGTGAGGGCTTCAAGGCCCGCGCCGGTGCCGAGAACGGCATCGAGGCCGTCAAGCGGGACGCGGCGTCGGCGCCGACCGTCGACCACACGGACATGCCGGCCGGTGTGAAGTCCTCCACCGCCAAGAAGAAGATGCCGTCCTCCGCGGTCCGCCCCATGTGA
- a CDS encoding zf-HC2 domain-containing protein translates to MNDCDAIRIGLSARLDGEDPGTSVDTLDHHLSGCAECRGWLAGAERVTRQARAHPVAVPDLTLSILAAVNADRRQRVDDAARNRRQILRIAVGVAAFVQLALAVPVLFNGGVGPHATREMASFDIALAVGFALAAWRPERARAFVPVAFVLAACLTLTSGFDIASAEVQLRHEAGHIAALVQAGLLWALGRGTVLRSPRTVAA, encoded by the coding sequence ATGAACGACTGTGACGCGATCCGCATCGGCCTCTCCGCGCGGCTGGACGGCGAGGACCCCGGCACCTCGGTCGATACGCTTGATCATCACCTGAGCGGCTGCGCCGAGTGCCGAGGCTGGCTCGCCGGTGCCGAGCGGGTCACCAGGCAGGCCCGTGCGCACCCCGTCGCCGTCCCGGACCTCACCCTGTCGATCCTCGCGGCGGTCAACGCCGATCGGCGGCAGCGGGTCGACGACGCCGCCCGCAACCGGCGGCAGATCCTGCGGATAGCGGTCGGCGTCGCCGCCTTCGTGCAGCTCGCGCTCGCCGTACCCGTGCTCTTCAACGGGGGTGTCGGCCCGCACGCCACCCGCGAGATGGCCTCCTTCGACATCGCGCTCGCGGTCGGCTTCGCCCTCGCCGCCTGGCGGCCCGAGCGGGCCAGGGCCTTCGTGCCGGTCGCCTTCGTGCTCGCCGCCTGCCTGACGCTGACCAGCGGGTTCGACATCGCCAGCGCCGAGGTCCAGCTCCGCCATGAGGCCGGTCACATCGCCGCCCTGGTGCAGGCGGGACTGCTGTGGGCGCTCGGACGCGGGACTGTTCTGCGTTCGCCACGTACAGTCGCGGCGTGA
- a CDS encoding DsbA family protein: MSKRVEQQRNAAKLIREQKAQEARRKRIVAISAVSALVLVIGGMIGYALYQSQKPITHATPAGANAAGTGIVVGNGPVTVEVYQDYLCPACKAFHDSADDTLEEMAKSDKIKLVTHPIAILDRLSTNQYSTRSAAASGCASDGGKFPEYSDVLYANQPAEGGAGHTNDQLITYGKGIGLGDAFAECVTSEKYETWPAFTTDESGSRGVNSTPSIFVNDKKVTPANGQSISDAVYAAIAAAGGPTVNPASS, translated from the coding sequence GTGAGTAAGCGGGTAGAACAGCAGCGGAACGCGGCGAAGCTGATCAGGGAGCAGAAGGCCCAGGAGGCGCGCCGCAAGCGCATCGTCGCGATCTCGGCCGTCTCCGCCCTGGTCCTCGTCATCGGCGGCATGATCGGTTACGCGCTCTATCAGAGCCAGAAGCCGATCACGCACGCCACACCGGCCGGGGCGAACGCGGCGGGGACCGGCATCGTCGTCGGCAACGGCCCGGTGACGGTCGAGGTCTACCAGGACTATCTCTGCCCGGCGTGCAAGGCGTTCCACGACAGCGCCGACGACACGCTGGAGGAGATGGCGAAGTCGGACAAGATCAAGCTGGTCACGCACCCGATCGCGATCCTGGACCGGCTCTCCACCAACCAGTATTCGACCCGCAGCGCGGCGGCCTCCGGCTGCGCGTCCGACGGCGGCAAGTTCCCCGAATACTCCGACGTGCTCTACGCCAACCAGCCCGCCGAGGGCGGTGCCGGTCACACGAATGACCAGCTCATCACCTACGGCAAGGGGATCGGGCTGGGTGACGCGTTCGCCGAGTGCGTGACGAGCGAGAAGTACGAGACGTGGCCGGCCTTCACGACCGACGAGTCGGGCAGCCGGGGCGTCAACAGCACGCCATCGATCTTCGTCAACGACAAGAAGGTCACTCCGGCCAACGGGCAGAGCATCTCCGACGCCGTCTACGCGGCGATCGCGGCGGCGGGCGGACCCACCGTCAACCCCGCGTCGAGCTGA
- a CDS encoding choice-of-anchor D domain-containing protein, whose protein sequence is MLAVVIVASLTGFVPAAANAAGPPAPFTALVVDGNVNYPSRPTLSFDTVNSSIETTYYPAADGLMMSVESGSRRWSATVRPPVGTTWTTKTYSVKRAFITPADAWFDVTGDSQGCNEQNGTMTVHEVVRDAESQLVGFAASFDVSCESFPHVVVGEIRWNSSVGYIAPEVSGGFYFATQSIGIDTPPKTVTFTNRGSLPLVFGASTMTGTGTEAFRITTNTCSRRSLAYAESCEVTVIAHPTSMIDQTATLTMADNTVDGDKQLSLMVQGANTRSFTASPTSLDFGTVVAFEESPEQTITVTGTDVLPVTLTTVTLGSTKPYSITANTCANVTLAKFQTCTIRVRVRATTSGVQDGYLRIEASNAPQRYVQLTAVAVATNPLTFSPPSLAFGFVTVGSQPAKVITMKAAGPTPVVVGTVALAGAAPSAFTVSADTCSGQTLAVGASCTVTVIAHPPVGDHNAELRFPNNSIANPRVAVLTAQGIPTTEGTYKQVSPQRILDTRTGSGAPKKPIGAGATLGLQVTGRGGVPASGVSAVVLNVTVAAPTAAGYLTVFPSGQSRPTASSINFARNWTGANLVTVGVGPDGKVNIFNSTGATHVIADVLGYYLANGSTLTSGGEYHPMLPARIFDSRSAWQAKLAAGETFGLALNFGGDNWRVRSWAVNITAVAPGKSGYLTAWNGLGSPPPTSSVNFGAGKVVPNMAIVPTADCTFSPACAGMPMIGIYNGSPAGVHVIVDIVGYYDDGTAYDGLRFRPRAPARIVDTRTGIGTTKLGKGQTKQVTAPGQVAADDAVALVTNLTAVAPTRDTYLTVWPSGVERPTVSNINPSTGQTVANSAYVLLNNANAFSVYNADGTTNALVDVVGEFVVWSPPPSPAAAGLQRGPRFHQPVLLGVLNSRG, encoded by the coding sequence ATGCTTGCCGTCGTCATCGTCGCGAGCTTGACGGGCTTCGTCCCCGCCGCCGCTAACGCTGCCGGACCCCCTGCCCCCTTTACCGCCCTCGTGGTGGACGGCAACGTGAACTACCCGAGCCGTCCGACACTGTCTTTCGACACCGTCAACAGTTCGATCGAGACGACCTATTACCCCGCCGCTGACGGGTTGATGATGTCGGTGGAGAGCGGCAGCCGCAGATGGAGCGCCACGGTGCGCCCTCCGGTGGGAACCACCTGGACCACCAAGACATATTCGGTGAAGCGCGCGTTCATCACGCCCGCCGATGCCTGGTTCGACGTGACCGGCGACAGTCAGGGCTGCAACGAGCAGAACGGCACGATGACCGTCCATGAGGTCGTGCGGGACGCGGAGTCCCAGCTGGTCGGCTTCGCCGCGTCGTTCGACGTGTCCTGCGAGTCGTTCCCGCACGTGGTGGTCGGTGAGATCCGCTGGAACTCCAGCGTCGGCTACATCGCGCCGGAGGTCAGCGGCGGTTTCTACTTCGCCACGCAGTCCATCGGGATCGACACGCCGCCGAAGACGGTGACCTTCACCAACCGGGGCAGCCTGCCCCTGGTCTTCGGCGCCTCCACGATGACCGGCACCGGCACCGAGGCATTCCGGATCACGACGAACACGTGCTCTCGTCGCAGCCTCGCCTATGCCGAGAGTTGCGAGGTGACCGTCATCGCGCACCCGACCTCGATGATCGACCAGACCGCCACTCTCACCATGGCGGACAACACCGTCGACGGCGACAAGCAGCTCAGCCTGATGGTCCAGGGCGCCAATACCCGCTCGTTCACGGCCAGCCCGACCTCGCTGGATTTCGGCACGGTCGTCGCATTCGAGGAGTCGCCCGAGCAGACGATCACCGTCACCGGCACGGACGTCCTGCCGGTGACCCTGACCACCGTCACGCTGGGATCGACGAAGCCCTACTCCATCACGGCGAACACCTGCGCGAACGTGACGCTCGCCAAGTTCCAGACCTGCACGATCAGGGTACGCGTCAGGGCGACGACCAGCGGCGTCCAAGACGGCTACCTGCGGATCGAGGCGAGCAACGCACCACAGAGGTATGTCCAGCTCACGGCTGTCGCCGTCGCCACGAACCCGCTGACGTTCTCCCCGCCATCCCTCGCCTTCGGCTTCGTCACCGTCGGTTCGCAGCCGGCGAAGGTGATCACCATGAAGGCGGCCGGACCCACTCCCGTCGTCGTCGGCACGGTCGCCCTCGCCGGGGCGGCGCCGTCGGCGTTCACCGTCAGCGCGGACACCTGCTCGGGCCAGACGCTCGCCGTCGGGGCGTCGTGCACCGTCACCGTCATCGCCCACCCCCCGGTCGGAGACCACAACGCGGAGCTCCGATTCCCCAACAACAGCATCGCCAATCCACGCGTCGCGGTCCTCACCGCGCAGGGGATCCCGACCACCGAGGGAACATACAAGCAGGTGAGTCCCCAGCGGATCCTGGACACCCGAACGGGATCCGGCGCACCGAAGAAGCCGATCGGCGCGGGCGCGACGCTCGGTCTGCAGGTCACCGGCCGTGGTGGAGTTCCGGCGAGCGGCGTCTCGGCGGTGGTTCTCAACGTGACCGTGGCCGCGCCGACCGCCGCGGGCTACCTCACCGTCTTCCCGTCGGGTCAGAGCCGGCCGACCGCGTCGTCGATCAATTTCGCCCGGAACTGGACCGGCGCGAACCTGGTCACCGTCGGTGTCGGGCCAGACGGCAAGGTCAACATCTTCAACTCCACCGGAGCGACGCACGTCATCGCCGACGTCCTCGGCTACTACCTCGCCAACGGTTCGACGCTCACCTCCGGTGGCGAATACCACCCCATGCTGCCGGCACGCATCTTCGATTCGCGATCGGCCTGGCAGGCGAAGCTCGCGGCGGGAGAGACGTTCGGGCTGGCGCTCAACTTCGGTGGCGACAACTGGCGGGTCCGCTCCTGGGCGGTCAACATCACCGCCGTCGCACCGGGCAAGAGCGGCTACCTCACCGCCTGGAACGGCCTGGGCAGCCCGCCACCGACCTCCTCGGTGAACTTCGGCGCCGGCAAGGTCGTGCCCAACATGGCGATCGTGCCCACGGCGGACTGCACCTTCAGCCCGGCCTGCGCGGGCATGCCCATGATCGGCATCTACAACGGATCCCCGGCCGGTGTCCACGTCATCGTCGACATCGTGGGCTACTACGACGACGGCACCGCGTACGACGGACTGCGGTTCCGGCCGCGCGCGCCGGCACGCATCGTCGACACCCGGACCGGGATCGGTACGACGAAGCTGGGCAAGGGCCAGACGAAGCAGGTGACCGCACCGGGGCAGGTCGCCGCCGACGACGCGGTCGCCCTGGTGACGAACCTGACGGCGGTCGCGCCGACCCGGGACACCTATCTCACGGTCTGGCCGAGTGGCGTGGAGCGCCCGACGGTCTCCAACATCAACCCGTCCACCGGGCAGACGGTGGCCAACTCGGCGTACGTGCTGCTCAACAATGCGAACGCATTCAGCGTCTACAACGCCGACGGCACCACCAACGCGCTGGTCGACGTGGTGGGCGAGTTCGTGGTGTGGTCGCCGCCGCCGTCACCTGCGGCAGCCGGCCTGCAACGCGGGCCACGTTTCCACCAGCCGGTGCTGCTCGGCGTACTGAACAGCCGGGGATAG
- a CDS encoding AAA family ATPase, with protein sequence MQPNAPAAPGSNPVEQVFYEVKKTIVGQDMLLERLVVALLARGHILVEGVPGLAKTLAVKSLAEAIGGQFHRVQFTPDLVPADIVGTRIYHQHSGEFQVSLGPVFTNLLLADEINRAPAKVQSALLEVMQERQVTIGRETHKVPNPFLVMATQNPIESDGTYPLPEAQVDRFMMKVVVGYPSATEEFVVVERALTRTAAIQAIIDPEHLIGLQGQVDNVYVDPSLIEYSVRLTTATRHPEVVGLGKLSRYITYGASPRASINLVLAARALAFVRGRDYAVPQDLTNLVLDVFRHRLVLSYEALADEVSADSILSEILAVTPIPVPDPARRGR encoded by the coding sequence ATGCAGCCCAACGCTCCCGCAGCGCCCGGATCGAACCCCGTGGAGCAGGTGTTCTACGAGGTCAAGAAGACCATCGTCGGGCAGGACATGCTCCTGGAGCGCCTCGTGGTCGCCCTCCTCGCGCGGGGGCACATCCTCGTCGAGGGCGTCCCCGGGCTGGCGAAGACGCTCGCCGTGAAGAGTCTCGCCGAGGCGATCGGCGGTCAGTTCCACCGGGTGCAGTTCACCCCGGACCTGGTCCCCGCCGACATCGTCGGGACCCGGATCTATCACCAGCACAGCGGTGAGTTCCAGGTCTCGCTCGGGCCGGTCTTCACCAACCTGCTGCTCGCCGACGAGATCAACCGCGCACCGGCCAAGGTGCAGAGCGCGCTGCTGGAGGTGATGCAGGAGCGCCAGGTGACGATCGGCCGGGAGACCCATAAGGTCCCCAACCCGTTCCTGGTCATGGCGACGCAGAACCCGATCGAGTCCGACGGCACCTATCCGCTGCCGGAGGCGCAGGTCGACCGCTTCATGATGAAGGTCGTCGTGGGCTATCCGAGCGCCACGGAGGAGTTCGTCGTCGTCGAGCGGGCGCTGACGCGGACCGCGGCGATCCAGGCGATCATCGATCCCGAGCACCTCATCGGGCTGCAGGGCCAGGTCGACAACGTCTACGTCGATCCGTCGCTGATCGAGTATTCGGTGCGGCTGACGACGGCCACCCGGCACCCGGAGGTCGTCGGGCTGGGCAAGCTGTCGCGCTACATCACCTACGGCGCGAGCCCGCGGGCCTCGATCAACCTGGTGCTCGCCGCCCGGGCTCTCGCGTTCGTCCGCGGACGCGACTACGCCGTGCCGCAGGACCTGACCAACCTCGTGCTCGACGTCTTCCGGCACCGGCTGGTCCTCTCCTATGAGGCGCTCGCCGACGAGGTGAGCGCCGACTCGATCCTCAGCGAGATCCTCGCCGTCACGCCCATTCCGGTTCCGGACCCCGCCCGCCGGGGCCGCTGA